The Pseudomonadota bacterium DNA segment TGAAACCAACGCGGGGATTGCCGAACTGTATGCCGGGGCGATTGCCGAATTGAAAACGTATGGAAAATTCATCAACCACGAAGTCCGGATCGAGGCGGTCACCCCCGACCAGTTCTTCGCCGCGGCACAGAAGTATCTGGACATGAACAAGGTGATGATCGTCCGAAGCCTGCCCACCCTCACCATTGAGCAACTGGTCATCCTGATCGGGGGCCTGGTTGTCGCCTTGACCCTGTTTCTCTGGCTGCGGTTCAGGAACCTGAAAAGGAAAAACAGGGTTTAAGGCTGATAAAAGTTATGCTAGTTGAGCCGCTTGCCTGCTCGTACCGACAAGCGAGCTTGCGAGACATCGAAACTTCGGGGCTCGAAAACTGCCGATATACCGTTTCTCAGTTTTCGTCATTCCGGCAGGCTGTAAACCGGAATCCATTCCATCCTGGACCCCGGTTTACAGCCTGCCGGGGTGACGGCTCAGGTATAACCGGTACTTTTAAACTTTCCATACCCCTTATACCCGCAGTGTGAAAGTCGTTATTGGAGATAATCCATGATCGGCACTCTCTGTTGATTACGACGTTCGCTTCTAAAATATAATTTGACACGCGTAACCTGTGGGGTTACAATTTGTGCATGATCAAATCATTTAGACATAAAGGTCTGGAACAATTTTTCTATACCGGCACAAAGAAAGGTATAAAGCCTGAGCATGCTGGCAAACTCGAAAGAATTTTAGATCGACTGAATGCTGCAAATGATTTGAAAGATATGAATTACCCAGGATCAAATCTGCATGCACTGAGTGGAGACCGAAAAGATCAGTTTTCAGTCAGAGTTTCAGGTAACTGGCGTGTTATTTTCGAGTTTGAAAATGGCGACGCATATATTGTTGATTACGACGACTATCATTAGGAGGTGTCTCATGAGTTCAATAAAAAGACAACCCACTCATCCCGGCAATATTCTGAAAGAAGATTACCTGAAACCACTATCCATAACAATTCAGGATATAGCTTCGACCCTCGGTGTTTCGA contains these protein-coding regions:
- a CDS encoding type II toxin-antitoxin system RelE/ParE family toxin, producing the protein MIKSFRHKGLEQFFYTGTKKGIKPEHAGKLERILDRLNAANDLKDMNYPGSNLHALSGDRKDQFSVRVSGNWRVIFEFENGDAYIVDYDDYH